A window from Dromaius novaehollandiae isolate bDroNov1 chromosome 1, bDroNov1.hap1, whole genome shotgun sequence encodes these proteins:
- the ANKRD42 gene encoding ankyrin repeat domain-containing protein 42 isoform X2, producing the protein MATRRRRRRRRRRRRRRRKKARRARHVPCRRGREGPPCQPPPPPRRLPLRPCLHWLLWHGADITQVTVRGWTAAHLAAIRGQDACMQALLLNGANLEAQDDRGCTPSHLAAAHGQSYTLQTILRSGVNANVSDRNDWKPVHYAAFHGRLGCLQLLVRWGACVDDVDNNGNLPAHLAAMEGHLHCFKFLGSKMANVRCTLKARNDHGETPRDLAERFYKDNILQYIDGVEKQGEHPETQEVLAFPAHGAAFKGDLITLRRLVKSGIININERDDTGSTLMHKAAGQGHIHCLQWLIEMGADCDIMNEAGETPKDVAKRFAQLAAVELLTPRTGDSNSDDEELDANNIKFFERHGVEGSTDSKEDLTLDKAEKRNARIRAYHKIQELRQLLEIAYSNYRQLGGITEEERKMKKEERETEKAVKELEAQLEYERVRREKLESQLDDYRAEIGHLRKSLEKTHPPPALPPETEATSDSCKERKKIKKKPSCSPGGVFVKRC; encoded by the exons atggcaacccggcggcggcggcggcggcggaggaggaggaggaggaggaggaggaagaaagcgcGGCGAGCCCGCCACGTTCCCTGCCGCCGCGGCCGTGAGGGGCCGCCATgccaaccgccgccgccgccgcgccgcctccccctccGGCCG TGTCTTCACTGGTTGCTCTGGCATGGAGCTGATATAACGCAAGTAACTGTCAGAGGCTGGACAGCAGCTCATCTTGCAGCTATCAGAGGTCAGGATGCTTGCATGCAA gCTCTGTTATTAAATGGAGCAAACCTAGAAGCTCAGGATGATCGCGGGTGCACTCCCTCACACTTAGCTGCAGCCCATGGGCAGTCTTACACTTTGCAAACTATACTACGAAGTGGAGTG AATGCAAATGTTTCAGACAGGAATGACTGGAAACCTGTTCATTATGCTGCTTTTCATGGTCGCTTGGGGTGTTTGCAGCTTCTTGTTAGATGGGGAGCATGTGTAGATGATGTGGATAACAATGGAAATCTTCCAG CTCATCTGGCAGCAATGGAAGGACACCTGCATTGCTTTAAGTTCTTGGGCAGTAAAATGGCCAATGTCAGGTGCACTCTGAAAGCCAGGAATGACCATGGAGAGACTCCAAGGGACTTGGCTGAACGGTTCTATAAAGACAATATTTTGCAATATATTGATGGTGTGGAAAAACAGGGGGAGCATCCAGAGACACAGGAAG ttttagCTTTCCCAGCCCATGGTGCTGCTTTCAAAGGGGACTTGATAACACTTAGAAGATTAGTGAAAAGTGGAATAATCAATATTAATGAACGGGATGATACAGGATCCACTCTCATGCACAAAG CTGCTGGACAAGGGCATATCCATTGCTTACAGTGGTTGATTGAGATGGGAGCTGACTGTGACATTATGAATGAAGCTGGAGAGACTCCAAAAGATGTAGCCAAGAG ATTTGCCCAGCTGGCAGCTGTGGAACTTTTGACACCAAGAACTGGAGACAGTAACTCTGATGATGAAGAACTAGATGCAAACAACATAAAGTTTTTTGAAAGACATGGTGTGGAAGGCAGTACAGATAGCAAGGAAGATTTAACCCTGGataaagcagagaaaaggaaTGCACGCA TAAGGGCCTATCACAAGATTCAAGAACTTCGGCAACTTCTAGAAATTGCCTACAGCAACTACAGACAGCTGGGAGGaataactgaggaagaaagaaagatgaaaaaagaagaaagggaaactgagaa GGCTGTGAAGGAGCTGGAGGCCCAGCTAGAATATGAGCGAGTCAGGCGGGAGAAGCTGGAGAGCCAGTTGGATGACTACCGCGCTGAGATAGGCCACCTCAGAAAGAGCCTGGAGAAAACACACCCCCCCCCTGCTCTCCCTCCG GAAACTGAGGCAACATCTGATTCTTGCAAAGAgcgaaagaaaataaagaagaagccatcctgcagccctggaggggtgTTTGTGAAACGATGCTGA
- the ANKRD42 gene encoding ankyrin repeat domain-containing protein 42 isoform X1, protein MPTAAAAAPPPPPAAVKKKQNYTSVHEAVKAGDVEQLASMIKSGAGINKVDLVHKFTPLHCAAHSGSLECLHWLLWHGADITQVTVRGWTAAHLAAIRGQDACMQALLLNGANLEAQDDRGCTPSHLAAAHGQSYTLQTILRSGVNANVSDRNDWKPVHYAAFHGRLGCLQLLVRWGACVDDVDNNGNLPAHLAAMEGHLHCFKFLGSKMANVRCTLKARNDHGETPRDLAERFYKDNILQYIDGVEKQGEHPETQEVLAFPAHGAAFKGDLITLRRLVKSGIININERDDTGSTLMHKAAGQGHIHCLQWLIEMGADCDIMNEAGETPKDVAKRFAQLAAVELLTPRTGDSNSDDEELDANNIKFFERHGVEGSTDSKEDLTLDKAEKRNARIRAYHKIQELRQLLEIAYSNYRQLGGITEEERKMKKEERETEKAVKELEAQLEYERVRREKLESQLDDYRAEIGHLRKSLEKTHPPPALPPETEATSDSCKERKKIKKKPSCSPGGVFVKRC, encoded by the exons ATgccaaccgccgccgccgccgcgccgcctccccctccGGCCG CTGTCAAGAAGAAGCAAAATTATACTAGTGTACATGAGGCAGTGAAAGCCGGTGATGTAGAACAGCTTGCATCAATGATAAAAAGTGGAGCTGGTATTAACAAGGTGGATTTAGTCCACAAATTCACACCTTTGCACTGTGCTGCACACTCTGGAAGTCTGGAG TGTCTTCACTGGTTGCTCTGGCATGGAGCTGATATAACGCAAGTAACTGTCAGAGGCTGGACAGCAGCTCATCTTGCAGCTATCAGAGGTCAGGATGCTTGCATGCAA gCTCTGTTATTAAATGGAGCAAACCTAGAAGCTCAGGATGATCGCGGGTGCACTCCCTCACACTTAGCTGCAGCCCATGGGCAGTCTTACACTTTGCAAACTATACTACGAAGTGGAGTG AATGCAAATGTTTCAGACAGGAATGACTGGAAACCTGTTCATTATGCTGCTTTTCATGGTCGCTTGGGGTGTTTGCAGCTTCTTGTTAGATGGGGAGCATGTGTAGATGATGTGGATAACAATGGAAATCTTCCAG CTCATCTGGCAGCAATGGAAGGACACCTGCATTGCTTTAAGTTCTTGGGCAGTAAAATGGCCAATGTCAGGTGCACTCTGAAAGCCAGGAATGACCATGGAGAGACTCCAAGGGACTTGGCTGAACGGTTCTATAAAGACAATATTTTGCAATATATTGATGGTGTGGAAAAACAGGGGGAGCATCCAGAGACACAGGAAG ttttagCTTTCCCAGCCCATGGTGCTGCTTTCAAAGGGGACTTGATAACACTTAGAAGATTAGTGAAAAGTGGAATAATCAATATTAATGAACGGGATGATACAGGATCCACTCTCATGCACAAAG CTGCTGGACAAGGGCATATCCATTGCTTACAGTGGTTGATTGAGATGGGAGCTGACTGTGACATTATGAATGAAGCTGGAGAGACTCCAAAAGATGTAGCCAAGAG ATTTGCCCAGCTGGCAGCTGTGGAACTTTTGACACCAAGAACTGGAGACAGTAACTCTGATGATGAAGAACTAGATGCAAACAACATAAAGTTTTTTGAAAGACATGGTGTGGAAGGCAGTACAGATAGCAAGGAAGATTTAACCCTGGataaagcagagaaaaggaaTGCACGCA TAAGGGCCTATCACAAGATTCAAGAACTTCGGCAACTTCTAGAAATTGCCTACAGCAACTACAGACAGCTGGGAGGaataactgaggaagaaagaaagatgaaaaaagaagaaagggaaactgagaa GGCTGTGAAGGAGCTGGAGGCCCAGCTAGAATATGAGCGAGTCAGGCGGGAGAAGCTGGAGAGCCAGTTGGATGACTACCGCGCTGAGATAGGCCACCTCAGAAAGAGCCTGGAGAAAACACACCCCCCCCCTGCTCTCCCTCCG GAAACTGAGGCAACATCTGATTCTTGCAAAGAgcgaaagaaaataaagaagaagccatcctgcagccctggaggggtgTTTGTGAAACGATGCTGA
- the ANKRD42 gene encoding ankyrin repeat domain-containing protein 42 isoform X3, producing the protein MLLKWLMAFCYSSLAVKKKQNYTSVHEAVKAGDVEQLASMIKSGAGINKVDLVHKFTPLHCAAHSGSLECLHWLLWHGADITQVTVRGWTAAHLAAIRGQDACMQALLLNGANLEAQDDRGCTPSHLAAAHGQSYTLQTILRSGVNANVSDRNDWKPVHYAAFHGRLGCLQLLVRWGACVDDVDNNGNLPAHLAAMEGHLHCFKFLGSKMANVRCTLKARNDHGETPRDLAERFYKDNILQYIDGVEKQGEHPETQEVLAFPAHGAAFKGDLITLRRLVKSGIININERDDTGSTLMHKVRAYHKIQELRQLLEIAYSNYRQLGGITEEERKMKKEERETEKAVKELEAQLEYERVRREKLESQLDDYRAEIGHLRKSLEKTHPPPALPPETEATSDSCKERKKIKKKPSCSPGGVFVKRC; encoded by the exons ATGTTGCTGAAGTGGCTAATGGCCTTTTGTTATTCCTCACTAGCTGTCAAGAAGAAGCAAAATTATACTAGTGTACATGAGGCAGTGAAAGCCGGTGATGTAGAACAGCTTGCATCAATGATAAAAAGTGGAGCTGGTATTAACAAGGTGGATTTAGTCCACAAATTCACACCTTTGCACTGTGCTGCACACTCTGGAAGTCTGGAG TGTCTTCACTGGTTGCTCTGGCATGGAGCTGATATAACGCAAGTAACTGTCAGAGGCTGGACAGCAGCTCATCTTGCAGCTATCAGAGGTCAGGATGCTTGCATGCAA gCTCTGTTATTAAATGGAGCAAACCTAGAAGCTCAGGATGATCGCGGGTGCACTCCCTCACACTTAGCTGCAGCCCATGGGCAGTCTTACACTTTGCAAACTATACTACGAAGTGGAGTG AATGCAAATGTTTCAGACAGGAATGACTGGAAACCTGTTCATTATGCTGCTTTTCATGGTCGCTTGGGGTGTTTGCAGCTTCTTGTTAGATGGGGAGCATGTGTAGATGATGTGGATAACAATGGAAATCTTCCAG CTCATCTGGCAGCAATGGAAGGACACCTGCATTGCTTTAAGTTCTTGGGCAGTAAAATGGCCAATGTCAGGTGCACTCTGAAAGCCAGGAATGACCATGGAGAGACTCCAAGGGACTTGGCTGAACGGTTCTATAAAGACAATATTTTGCAATATATTGATGGTGTGGAAAAACAGGGGGAGCATCCAGAGACACAGGAAG ttttagCTTTCCCAGCCCATGGTGCTGCTTTCAAAGGGGACTTGATAACACTTAGAAGATTAGTGAAAAGTGGAATAATCAATATTAATGAACGGGATGATACAGGATCCACTCTCATGCACAAAG TAAGGGCCTATCACAAGATTCAAGAACTTCGGCAACTTCTAGAAATTGCCTACAGCAACTACAGACAGCTGGGAGGaataactgaggaagaaagaaagatgaaaaaagaagaaagggaaactgagaa GGCTGTGAAGGAGCTGGAGGCCCAGCTAGAATATGAGCGAGTCAGGCGGGAGAAGCTGGAGAGCCAGTTGGATGACTACCGCGCTGAGATAGGCCACCTCAGAAAGAGCCTGGAGAAAACACACCCCCCCCCTGCTCTCCCTCCG GAAACTGAGGCAACATCTGATTCTTGCAAAGAgcgaaagaaaataaagaagaagccatcctgcagccctggaggggtgTTTGTGAAACGATGCTGA